GCCCGCGATCGTGCTCGCGTCGCCGGTGTTCGCCGACACCGAGGCCGAAGCCGAGGAAGCGCTCGCCCTGTTGGGCACCTGCCCGGCCATCGATAAGGCACTGGTCAAAGTGCCCTACGCGCCAACGGATCTGCCCACTTGGTACACCGCGGTGATGGGCAACTATCTAGACGACCACCGCTACTCCGCAGACAACATGTGGACCTCGGCACCGGCGGCGGACCTGATGCCCGGCATTCGTCGGATCCTCGACACCCTCCCGCCGCACCCCGCGCATTTCCTGTGGCTCAACTGGGGGCCGTCACCGGCCCGGCAGGACATGGCCTACAGCGTCGAGGCCGAGATCTACCTGGCGCTCTACGGCGGCTGGATGGACGAGGCCGACGACGACAAGTACGCCAACTGGCCGCGCGACAACATGGCCGAGATGGCGCATCTGGCCACTGGAATCCAGTTGGCCGACGAGAATCTCGGACAGCGTCCCGCGAAGTTCGCCACCGACGAGGCCATGGCACGGCTGGACAACGCCCGAGCCGAATACGACCCCGACGGCCGCTTCTACCCATGGATGGGACGGGTGTGATGAGCGCCTACCTCGGTTACCGCGATGCCGACGGTGACACCCCGTGGGGCACGTACTTCAATCCCGAAATGGCCGAACTGCCAAGACATGTGGTCGTCGCGCTGGAGCACGGACCCCAGGCCGACCAGACGCTGCTCGGATTCGATTCCGCGGGAACGATTCTCGATGAGGGCTACCAGCAGACCGAGAACGGATACGGTCAGCTGCGCGGCGGCGGTTTCCAGGTGTCGGTGCGCACCGAGATGCCCGGCGTCACGCCCGCCATGTGGGACTGGTGGTTCGGCTGGCACGGCAGTGAGACGACGCGCTACAAACTGTGGCATCCGCGCGCGCATGCGTCGGCGCGCTGGTCCGACGACGGCGGTGACGGCAGCTGGGTCGGCCGGACGTCGTTGATCGAGGAGTACCTCGGATCGTCGTACGCGAAGGCCGCGATCCAGTTCGTCGAACCGCAGGTGATCGGCCTGGAACCGACCCGCCTCGGCTCAGACGTCGCGGTGTGCGCACGGCTGGGATCGGCGGAGGTGCCCGTCGACATCGGCTGGTTCGTCCATCACATACGGTCCACCGCCGACGGCGCGGAGATGCGGTCCCGATTCTGGATGGGCGGACCCCACATCGGCCTGCGGAAGGGAAATATGTTGGCTGACGCGGTGATTCGGCCCGTCGCCGCCCACCAGTTGCCCGATCCGCGCGATCTTCTCGTGCACTGCGCCCAGGAGATGAACCACCTGGCCGGCTTCCTGCCCGCGGTGTATGCCCAATTCGCGGGTGCATGACATTCCGGTGTGTTATTGACACAGGTATGCCCAGGACACGAGCCATCAGCGCAATCGGAGCATGTGCCACGTTGCTCGCGGCACCAGTAGCCCAGGCGGCACCCAGACCCGCGCCGCCGCTGCTGTA
The sequence above is drawn from the Mycobacterium gallinarum genome and encodes:
- a CDS encoding DAPG hydrolase family protein — protein: MSAYLGYRDADGDTPWGTYFNPEMAELPRHVVVALEHGPQADQTLLGFDSAGTILDEGYQQTENGYGQLRGGGFQVSVRTEMPGVTPAMWDWWFGWHGSETTRYKLWHPRAHASARWSDDGGDGSWVGRTSLIEEYLGSSYAKAAIQFVEPQVIGLEPTRLGSDVAVCARLGSAEVPVDIGWFVHHIRSTADGAEMRSRFWMGGPHIGLRKGNMLADAVIRPVAAHQLPDPRDLLVHCAQEMNHLAGFLPAVYAQFAGA